In the Geovibrio ferrireducens genome, one interval contains:
- a CDS encoding ABC transporter substrate-binding protein, which produces MKLFKVLPFLALLTALCSFGQAEAAETIKIGNIIPLSGPSASVGIQGKNAREMAVEEINAAGGIKALGGAKLQLIFSDSKSDPTTGVTEAERLINSEKVHILTGAWNSAVTYPVTQTAERYGMPFIVPVSVRDTITERGFKNVFRIAAKDSWWTRDQFKFLDDMKKEFGVDVKNVAFVYENGDWGVGFAEKWREMAKERGYKVVLDEPYPSTASDLTPVVIKLKRSKADVVFMTSNAADAILLTNTMAEMKVNVKAIVTSGGGHADPSFLKAAGKNAEYIFDLVEWEADLNRPGLKETNEKFAKKYGYSLAGESVDAYAAMYLIKDVLERAGSTKPDAIRKALNETNLCGGTVGLLAYDCIQFDQSGQNKNASLVIVQIRQKGKDMERITVWPKNVRRAGYTPVFPQPNK; this is translated from the coding sequence ATGAAGTTGTTCAAAGTCCTTCCTTTTCTTGCACTGCTTACCGCACTCTGCTCTTTCGGGCAGGCGGAAGCCGCAGAAACAATCAAAATCGGCAACATTATCCCCCTCTCAGGCCCTTCTGCGTCTGTGGGCATTCAGGGTAAAAATGCCCGTGAAATGGCTGTTGAGGAGATCAATGCCGCAGGCGGCATAAAAGCCCTCGGCGGAGCGAAGCTCCAGCTTATTTTCTCTGACAGCAAAAGCGACCCCACCACCGGAGTTACAGAGGCTGAGCGTCTTATTAACTCTGAAAAAGTGCACATACTCACAGGAGCGTGGAACTCTGCGGTTACTTACCCTGTTACTCAGACTGCTGAGCGTTACGGCATGCCCTTTATTGTTCCTGTTTCTGTGCGTGACACCATCACAGAAAGAGGCTTCAAAAATGTTTTCCGTATAGCCGCAAAAGATTCATGGTGGACAAGGGATCAGTTCAAGTTCCTTGATGACATGAAAAAGGAATTCGGCGTTGATGTTAAAAACGTTGCCTTCGTTTATGAAAACGGTGACTGGGGCGTGGGCTTCGCTGAAAAATGGCGTGAAATGGCAAAAGAAAGAGGCTACAAAGTTGTTCTTGATGAGCCCTATCCCAGTACAGCAAGCGACCTCACACCTGTTGTGATTAAGCTTAAACGCTCCAAGGCTGATGTTGTTTTTATGACTTCAAACGCCGCTGATGCAATCCTCCTCACAAACACAATGGCTGAAATGAAAGTAAACGTAAAAGCCATAGTAACAAGCGGCGGCGGACACGCTGACCCTTCCTTCCTCAAAGCTGCCGGAAAGAACGCAGAATACATATTCGACCTTGTTGAGTGGGAAGCCGACCTTAACCGTCCCGGACTTAAGGAAACCAACGAAAAATTCGCCAAAAAATACGGCTACAGCCTTGCGGGTGAATCCGTTGATGCTTATGCCGCTATGTATCTCATAAAAGACGTGCTTGAAAGAGCAGGCTCCACAAAGCCCGATGCTATCCGCAAAGCGCTCAATGAAACCAACCTCTGCGGCGGTACTGTGGGTCTTCTTGCCTATGACTGCATCCAGTTTGACCAGAGCGGACAGAACAAAAACGCCAGTCTGGTTATTGTTCAGATCCGTCAGAAAGGGAAAGACATGGAACGCATCACCGTATGGCCGAAAAACGTGAGAAGAGCAGGTTACACCCCTGTTTTCCCTCAACCTAACAAATAA